Proteins from one Amycolatopsis benzoatilytica AK 16/65 genomic window:
- a CDS encoding FAD-dependent oxidoreductase, with amino-acid sequence MAARPRVVVIGAGLLGCAVADELTERGWTDVTVLEREPAIAPAGPGLLFRTHAGRTATEFAKYTAEKYSGLTVDGGWCFQPVGSLELATSAEQLAELRQRLGWATSSGIRGYLRSPGECAQLHPLLDASKVLGGLHFPGDGLIKPVRAALAQARRAEARGAKFRTGQHVVEIVAAGGRVTAAATATDRFRADIVISCAGVRSPELGRLVDLAIPVVPIVQHHARSTPLAGLTGHNDDFTEAGKPLLRGAGLAVREHVDRLGVSALGPMDPTGPFTSDGFEASWTAALGLVPALADAKIEEGARTLVPGTPDGSPLLGEHPDLDGFWVAEALGGAWSAGVARELARWLVEGQAHLDLHSVDLARFDRMQLAPNRVRERSFASAGHPRPASALARTTPCYEREVALGAAFREEDGWTRPQRYSTGEAEAIATRTRAALFDLTPRRRLEITGRGALPFLQTMTTNQLDRPPGSVTETLLLGEDGGVRSDLTVARLQPERFHVAVRHHRDVAWLRRHLPGDGTVQLRETTSGTCCLGLWGPAAPAVLPELSTSDSRAWEGYVGDVPVTVLRVSEVGEPGWELHTDADLGRLLWDTVWTAGQPHGILAAGQDALRSLRMEEGHRRCGVDVTTEHDPYEAGLGFAVRMDKGYFLGRDTLRGRSPATVRRKLVCLTVDDAHSVLHGREPVYAEGRPAGYVTSGTYGWTVGKNLAYAWLPVEYARPRTPVEIECFGKRLPAKVTAEPLRSTE; translated from the coding sequence ATGGCAGCTCGACCGCGCGTGGTCGTGATCGGAGCCGGGCTCCTCGGCTGCGCGGTCGCCGACGAGCTGACCGAACGCGGCTGGACGGACGTCACGGTGCTCGAACGAGAGCCGGCGATCGCCCCGGCCGGGCCGGGACTGCTGTTTCGCACTCACGCCGGCCGTACCGCAACCGAATTCGCCAAGTACACCGCGGAGAAGTACAGCGGGCTGACCGTCGACGGCGGCTGGTGCTTTCAGCCGGTCGGCAGCCTGGAGCTCGCGACGAGCGCGGAGCAGCTTGCCGAGCTGCGGCAACGGCTGGGCTGGGCGACGTCCTCCGGCATCCGCGGCTATCTCCGCAGTCCGGGCGAATGCGCGCAGCTGCACCCGCTGCTCGACGCTTCGAAGGTGCTCGGCGGGCTGCACTTCCCGGGAGACGGGCTGATCAAGCCGGTCCGCGCGGCACTCGCGCAAGCCCGTCGCGCCGAAGCTCGGGGCGCGAAGTTCCGGACCGGGCAACACGTGGTCGAGATCGTGGCCGCGGGCGGGCGGGTGACCGCGGCGGCGACCGCGACCGACCGGTTCCGCGCCGACATCGTCATCTCCTGTGCCGGGGTGCGCAGTCCTGAGCTCGGCCGGCTGGTCGATCTCGCCATCCCCGTGGTGCCGATCGTCCAGCACCACGCTCGCAGCACCCCGCTGGCGGGCCTGACCGGGCATAACGACGACTTCACCGAAGCGGGCAAACCCCTGCTGCGCGGCGCCGGGCTGGCTGTGCGCGAACACGTCGACCGGCTGGGCGTCAGCGCGCTCGGCCCGATGGACCCGACCGGGCCGTTCACTTCGGACGGCTTCGAAGCGTCCTGGACGGCGGCGCTCGGCTTGGTGCCCGCGCTGGCCGATGCGAAGATCGAGGAAGGGGCTCGGACGCTGGTCCCCGGCACCCCGGACGGGTCGCCGCTGCTGGGCGAGCATCCGGATCTCGACGGGTTCTGGGTCGCCGAAGCGCTGGGTGGCGCGTGGTCCGCCGGCGTGGCGCGAGAACTGGCGCGATGGCTGGTCGAGGGCCAAGCGCATCTCGACCTCCATTCGGTCGACCTCGCACGGTTCGACCGGATGCAGCTCGCACCCAACCGCGTGCGGGAGCGCAGCTTCGCTTCGGCCGGGCATCCGCGGCCGGCGAGCGCGCTGGCGCGGACCACGCCCTGCTACGAACGCGAAGTCGCGTTGGGCGCGGCGTTTCGCGAAGAGGACGGCTGGACGCGGCCACAGCGGTACTCCACCGGCGAGGCGGAAGCGATCGCCACGCGAACCCGGGCGGCGCTGTTCGACCTCACACCGCGGCGACGGCTGGAAATCACCGGCCGCGGCGCGCTGCCCTTCCTGCAGACGATGACCACGAACCAGCTCGACCGGCCGCCCGGGTCCGTCACCGAGACATTGCTGCTGGGCGAAGACGGCGGGGTCCGCAGCGATCTCACGGTGGCCCGGCTGCAGCCCGAACGCTTCCACGTCGCGGTGCGGCATCACCGCGACGTCGCCTGGCTGCGCCGCCACCTCCCCGGCGACGGGACCGTTCAGCTGCGCGAAACCACCTCCGGCACCTGCTGCCTCGGCTTGTGGGGACCGGCGGCTCCGGCCGTGCTGCCCGAACTGTCCACATCGGACTCGCGAGCTTGGGAAGGCTACGTCGGCGACGTGCCGGTGACCGTGCTGCGCGTATCGGAGGTGGGCGAACCCGGCTGGGAGCTGCATACCGACGCGGACCTCGGCCGGTTGCTGTGGGACACGGTGTGGACGGCCGGGCAGCCGCACGGAATCCTCGCCGCCGGGCAGGACGCGTTGCGCAGCCTGCGGATGGAAGAGGGGCATCGCCGCTGCGGCGTCGACGTGACCACCGAGCACGACCCGTACGAGGCCGGCCTCGGGTTCGCGGTCCGGATGGACAAGGGGTACTTCCTCGGCCGGGACACGCTTCGCGGTCGTTCGCCCGCGACTGTGCGCCGGAAACTGGTGTGCCTGACCGTCGACGACGCGCATTCCGTTTTGCACGGCCGAGAACCGGTGTACGCCGAAGGCCGGCCAGCCGGGTACGTCACGAGCGGCACATACGGCTGGACCGTCGGCAAGAACTTGGCCTACGCCTGGCTCCCGGTCGAGTACGCCCGGCCGCGCACGCCGGTCGAAATCGAGTGCTTCGGGAAACGGCTCCCGGCGAAAGTGACGGCGGAACCGTTGAGGAGCACGGAATGA
- a CDS encoding dTMP kinase, giving the protein MGRLVVIEGLDGAGKRTLSEGLTAALTDAGASVGSLAFPRYGRSVHADLVREALHRGHGDLADSVYGMALLYALDRSGAADEIRELLDANDVVLLDRYVASNAAYAAARLHEHADGAVVQWVWNLEVERFGLPRPDAHLLLRVSPEVAAERAVRRAAADAARTRDAFESDDSLQQRCAAVYDELAAASWLAPWHVLDGVAGVDLPTLAKSLLA; this is encoded by the coding sequence GTGGGGCGACTGGTCGTAATCGAAGGTCTGGACGGCGCGGGCAAGCGCACGCTGTCCGAGGGGCTGACTGCTGCGCTGACCGACGCGGGAGCGAGCGTCGGCAGTCTCGCCTTCCCACGCTACGGCCGCAGCGTGCACGCCGATCTGGTGCGGGAAGCGCTGCACCGCGGACACGGTGACCTCGCCGATTCGGTGTACGGCATGGCGCTGCTCTACGCGCTCGACCGCAGCGGCGCGGCTGATGAGATCCGCGAGCTGCTCGACGCGAACGACGTCGTCCTGCTGGACCGATACGTCGCCTCGAACGCCGCGTACGCCGCCGCGCGCCTGCACGAGCATGCCGACGGTGCCGTCGTGCAGTGGGTTTGGAACCTCGAAGTGGAGCGATTCGGTCTGCCTCGGCCAGACGCGCACCTGCTGCTTCGGGTGAGCCCAGAGGTCGCCGCCGAGCGTGCCGTACGCCGCGCGGCGGCCGACGCGGCGCGCACCCGCGACGCGTTCGAGTCGGACGATTCGCTGCAGCAGCGTTGTGCCGCGGTGTACGACGAGCTGGCGGCGGCTTCGTGGCTGGCGCCGTGGCATGTGCTGGACGGCGTCGCGGGGGTTGACCTGCCGACGCTGGCGAAGTCCTTGCTCGCTTAG
- a CDS encoding helix-turn-helix domain-containing protein, whose product MPASPDLPGRALAAAVGNRIRTLRTRAGLGLTALAADSGLGKGTLSELENGRRNPTLDTLFAIATALSIPLSDLLFDGPAEAQGDSVSAVLLGRWEESSEVTEVYRLTIRETRQVSAPHSPGVREIVTVLSGAVETGAANAPVIVSPNETHAFAADVAHVYRGIGGAATALLTMRYPRG is encoded by the coding sequence GTGCCTGCCTCCCCTGACCTGCCCGGTCGCGCGCTCGCCGCCGCGGTCGGCAACCGGATCCGAACCCTGCGCACCCGAGCCGGCCTGGGGCTGACCGCACTCGCCGCGGACAGCGGACTGGGCAAGGGAACGCTGTCGGAATTGGAGAACGGGCGGCGGAATCCGACCCTCGACACGTTGTTCGCCATCGCGACCGCGCTGTCGATTCCGCTGAGCGATCTGCTTTTCGACGGCCCGGCGGAGGCGCAGGGAGACAGCGTTTCGGCAGTACTGCTGGGACGGTGGGAGGAGTCGTCGGAGGTTACCGAGGTTTATCGGCTGACGATTCGCGAGACGCGCCAGGTTTCGGCCCCGCACAGTCCGGGGGTGCGGGAGATTGTGACGGTGCTGAGCGGCGCGGTGGAAACGGGGGCAGCGAACGCGCCGGTGATTGTTTCGCCGAACGAGACGCATGCCTTTGCCGCCGACGTAGCGCACGTTTACCGCGGGATCGGCGGGGCGGCAACCGCATTGCTGACCATGCGGTACCCGCGGGGCTAG
- the ahcY gene encoding adenosylhomocysteinase, producing the protein MTPESVVKRHDTRGGIEFAVADLDAAEFGRKEIRLAEHEMPGLMALRREYSEVYPLRGARIAGSLHMTVQTAVLIETLVALGAEVRWASCNIFSTQDHAAAAVVVGPHGTPEEPKGVPVFAWKGETLEEYWWCTERMLTWEGEGPNMILDDGGDATMLVHKGTEYEKAGVVPPADDEDPEEWKVFLELLRASVAADSGKWTAIGQGVKGVTEETTTGVLRLYQLAAAGELLFPAINVNDSVTKSKFDNRYGIRHSLIDGINRGTDVLIGGKVAVVCGYGDVGKGAAESLRGQGARVIITEIDPICALQAMMDGYQVKRLETVLDEGDIYVTTTGNKNVVMVEHMARMKHQAIVGNIGHFDNELDMAGLARYPGVRRVNIKPQVDEWVFPDGKSILVLSEGRLLNLGNATGHPSFVMSNSFANQVIAQVELFTKTEEYDKEVYRLPKKLDEKVARIHLEALGGELTKLTKEQAEYIDVDVEGPFKSEHYRY; encoded by the coding sequence ATGACCCCCGAAAGCGTTGTCAAGCGGCACGACACCCGGGGCGGCATCGAATTCGCCGTCGCCGATCTCGACGCCGCTGAGTTCGGCCGGAAGGAGATCCGGCTGGCGGAGCACGAGATGCCCGGCCTGATGGCGCTGCGCCGCGAATACTCGGAGGTCTACCCGCTGCGCGGCGCGCGGATCGCCGGTTCGCTGCACATGACGGTGCAGACCGCGGTGCTGATCGAGACGCTGGTGGCGCTGGGCGCGGAGGTCCGCTGGGCCTCGTGCAACATCTTCTCGACCCAGGACCACGCGGCCGCCGCGGTCGTGGTCGGCCCGCACGGCACGCCGGAGGAGCCCAAGGGCGTACCGGTGTTCGCGTGGAAGGGCGAGACGCTCGAGGAGTACTGGTGGTGCACCGAGCGGATGCTCACCTGGGAGGGCGAAGGCCCGAACATGATCCTCGACGACGGCGGCGACGCCACCATGCTGGTGCACAAGGGCACCGAGTACGAGAAGGCGGGCGTGGTTCCGCCCGCCGACGACGAGGACCCCGAAGAGTGGAAGGTCTTCTTGGAGCTGCTGCGTGCTTCGGTCGCGGCGGACTCGGGCAAGTGGACCGCCATCGGCCAGGGCGTCAAGGGCGTCACCGAGGAGACGACGACCGGGGTGCTCCGGCTGTACCAGCTGGCCGCGGCGGGTGAGCTGCTGTTCCCCGCGATCAACGTCAACGACTCGGTGACGAAGTCGAAGTTCGACAACCGCTACGGCATCCGCCACTCGCTGATCGACGGCATCAACCGCGGCACGGACGTGCTGATCGGCGGCAAGGTCGCGGTGGTCTGCGGTTACGGCGACGTCGGCAAGGGCGCGGCGGAATCGCTGCGCGGCCAGGGCGCACGGGTGATCATCACCGAGATCGACCCGATCTGCGCGCTGCAGGCGATGATGGACGGCTACCAGGTCAAGCGCCTGGAGACGGTGCTCGACGAGGGCGACATCTACGTGACCACCACCGGCAACAAGAACGTGGTGATGGTCGAGCACATGGCGCGGATGAAGCACCAGGCGATCGTCGGCAACATCGGCCACTTCGACAACGAACTCGACATGGCCGGCCTCGCGCGGTACCCGGGTGTGCGCCGGGTGAACATCAAGCCGCAGGTCGACGAGTGGGTGTTCCCGGACGGCAAGAGCATCCTGGTGCTGTCCGAGGGGCGCTTGCTGAACTTGGGCAATGCGACCGGGCACCCGAGCTTCGTGATGTCGAACAGTTTCGCGAACCAGGTCATCGCGCAGGTCGAGCTCTTCACGAAGACTGAGGAGTACGACAAGGAGGTGTACCGCCTCCCGAAGAAGCTGGACGAGAAGGTGGCGCGGATTCACCTGGAAGCGCTCGGCGGGGAGCTGACGAAGCTGACGAAGGAGCAGGCGGAGTACATCGACGTGGACGTGGAAGGGCCGTTCAAGTCGGAGCACTATCGGTACTGA
- a CDS encoding cation diffusion facilitator family transporter, which produces MSAGGGTKAIVAALAANAGIAVAKFAGFLVTGSSSMLAEAVHSLADTSNQGLLLLGQKTSKRRATREHPFGYGRDRYFYSFIVALMLFTLGAAFALYEGIHKIIEPQPLDTPVVAVIILVVAICLEGYSFLTAMGESRKIKGNASWWRFIRQAKEPELPVVLLEDSGALLGLVFALLGVGLSVLTGNPVFDGIGTVFIGVLLGVIAIILIIEMKSLLIGEGATDADLATIVDELAAGKVERVIHIRTQYLGPDELLVAAKLALVPGLDTAAVATAIDDAEARVRAKVPVATLIYLEPDLDRERR; this is translated from the coding sequence GTGTCAGCAGGCGGGGGAACCAAGGCGATCGTCGCGGCGCTCGCCGCCAATGCCGGGATCGCGGTGGCCAAGTTCGCCGGCTTCCTGGTCACCGGATCGTCGTCGATGCTGGCCGAGGCGGTGCACTCGCTCGCCGACACCTCGAACCAGGGGCTGTTGCTGCTCGGGCAGAAGACCTCGAAGCGCCGCGCCACCCGCGAGCACCCGTTCGGCTACGGCCGCGACCGGTACTTCTACTCGTTCATCGTCGCGCTCATGCTGTTCACCCTCGGCGCGGCGTTCGCGCTGTACGAGGGCATCCACAAGATCATCGAGCCACAGCCGCTGGATACGCCGGTGGTCGCGGTGATCATCCTGGTCGTCGCGATCTGCCTCGAGGGCTACAGCTTCCTCACCGCGATGGGCGAGTCCCGCAAGATCAAGGGCAACGCGAGCTGGTGGCGGTTCATCCGCCAAGCGAAGGAGCCGGAGCTGCCGGTGGTGCTGCTGGAGGACTCCGGCGCGCTGCTCGGCCTCGTGTTCGCGCTGCTCGGCGTCGGGCTGTCGGTGCTCACCGGCAACCCGGTGTTCGACGGCATCGGCACCGTGTTCATCGGCGTGCTGCTGGGCGTCATCGCGATCATCCTGATCATCGAGATGAAGAGCCTGCTGATCGGCGAGGGGGCCACCGACGCCGACCTCGCGACGATCGTCGACGAGCTGGCGGCGGGCAAGGTCGAGCGGGTCATCCACATCCGCACCCAGTACCTCGGCCCGGACGAGCTGCTGGTCGCGGCGAAGCTCGCGCTGGTGCCCGGCCTGGACACCGCGGCCGTCGCGACCGCGATCGACGACGCCGAGGCCCGGGTGCGGGCGAAGGTGCCGGTCGCGACGTTGATCTATCTCGAGCCGGACCTGGACCGCGAGCGGCGGTGA
- the manA gene encoding mannose-6-phosphate isomerase, class I: MELLRNAVRPYAWGSRTAIPRLQGRPVPAPHPEAELWMGAHPGDPSHVVGPDGEELSLLDLVDADPVGQLGEHCAQRWGNRLPFLLKILAAEEPLSMQAHPSAAQAAEGHAREEKLGIARDAPNRNYPDPTAKPELVCALTEFHALAGFRDPNRTVKLLKAIETPGLGKYTGLLEAQPDPSGLRALFTTWITLPQSTLDELLPEVLDACVKHVQDHGEFATECRTILELGETHPRDAGVLAALLLNRLTLRAGEAIYLPAGNLHLYLHGTAVEILANSDNILRCGLTPKHVDVPELLRVVDFACGEMPVQQGECAGERMAVYRTDAPEFELSRMEWPAGDEFELEVDSAGPQILLCTEGDLAVSAADGSQVELKCGQSVWLPAADPAVRVRPLSGQRSQLFRATAGAREL; the protein is encoded by the coding sequence GTGGAGCTGTTGCGCAACGCCGTACGGCCCTACGCCTGGGGATCGCGCACCGCGATCCCGCGGCTGCAGGGCCGCCCGGTGCCCGCGCCGCACCCCGAAGCCGAGCTGTGGATGGGAGCGCACCCGGGGGACCCGTCGCACGTCGTCGGCCCGGACGGCGAGGAGCTGAGCCTGCTCGACCTCGTCGACGCCGACCCGGTCGGCCAGCTGGGGGAGCATTGCGCGCAGCGCTGGGGCAACCGGCTTCCGTTCCTGCTGAAGATCCTCGCCGCGGAAGAACCGCTGTCGATGCAGGCACACCCGTCGGCGGCGCAGGCCGCGGAGGGCCACGCCCGCGAGGAGAAGCTGGGCATCGCACGCGACGCGCCCAACCGCAACTACCCGGACCCGACGGCCAAACCGGAACTGGTCTGCGCGCTGACGGAGTTCCACGCGCTCGCCGGTTTCCGGGACCCGAACCGGACGGTCAAGCTGCTCAAGGCGATCGAGACGCCCGGCCTCGGCAAGTACACCGGGCTGCTGGAGGCGCAGCCGGATCCGTCCGGTCTGCGCGCGTTGTTCACGACGTGGATCACGCTGCCGCAGTCGACGCTGGACGAGCTGCTGCCGGAGGTGCTCGACGCGTGCGTGAAGCACGTCCAGGACCACGGCGAGTTCGCGACCGAGTGCCGCACGATCCTGGAGCTGGGCGAAACTCATCCGCGCGACGCGGGCGTGCTGGCGGCGCTGCTGCTCAACCGCCTGACCCTGCGCGCCGGCGAGGCGATCTACCTGCCGGCCGGCAACCTGCACCTGTACCTGCACGGCACCGCGGTCGAGATCCTCGCGAACTCGGACAACATCCTGCGCTGCGGTCTGACGCCGAAGCACGTGGACGTGCCGGAGCTGCTGCGGGTGGTCGACTTCGCCTGTGGTGAAATGCCGGTGCAGCAGGGAGAATGCGCCGGCGAGCGGATGGCGGTGTACCGCACGGACGCACCGGAGTTCGAGCTGTCGCGGATGGAATGGCCGGCAGGCGACGAGTTCGAGCTGGAAGTCGACTCGGCGGGACCGCAGATCCTGCTGTGCACCGAGGGCGACCTGGCGGTTTCGGCCGCGGACGGCTCTCAGGTGGAGCTGAAGTGCGGTCAGTCGGTGTGGCTGCCGGCCGCCGACCCGGCGGTCCGCGTGCGGCCGTTGTCGGGGCAGCGGTCGCAGCTGTTCCGGGCTACCGCTGGGGCTCGGGAGCTGTGA
- the solA gene encoding N-methyl-L-tryptophan oxidase translates to MTHYDVIVVGLGGMGSAAAYRLAKRGQKVLGIDQYAPVHNLGSSHGGSRITRQAYLEGPDYVPLLLRAHELWDELERDSGRALFTRCGAVMGGPPESRTITGSTLSAEKFDIPHEILSAGEIRRRFPTIAPADDEVALWEPGAGFVSPEGSVAEHLRLAARHGAELHHEEQVFTWTGTDAGVRVGTASNYYTAERLVLCPGAWAPELLGDLGVEFEVQRQVQYWFEPADVRPFADHPVYLWETAEGGQFYGFPAHTAQGVKVAVHLGGEPCTADTIDRRIHDAEVRAVADVVGSRLPTLPATFRRAATCLYTNTPDEHFVIAPHPKHPRAVVACGFSGHGFKFVPVVGEILADLVIDGTTRHPIALFDPARFDAARPAK, encoded by the coding sequence ATGACGCATTACGACGTGATCGTGGTCGGACTCGGCGGAATGGGCAGCGCGGCGGCGTACCGGCTGGCGAAACGGGGCCAGAAGGTGCTCGGGATCGACCAGTACGCGCCGGTGCACAACCTCGGTTCGAGCCACGGCGGATCGCGGATCACGCGGCAGGCGTACCTCGAAGGCCCGGATTACGTACCGCTGCTGCTGCGCGCGCACGAGCTGTGGGACGAGCTGGAACGCGACTCCGGACGCGCGCTGTTCACCCGCTGCGGCGCGGTGATGGGCGGACCGCCGGAGTCGCGCACCATCACCGGCAGCACGCTTTCCGCGGAGAAGTTCGACATCCCGCACGAAATCCTGTCCGCGGGTGAGATCCGCCGCCGCTTCCCCACCATCGCTCCCGCCGACGACGAGGTGGCGCTGTGGGAGCCGGGCGCCGGTTTCGTGTCGCCGGAAGGCAGCGTCGCCGAGCACCTGCGACTCGCCGCGCGCCACGGGGCCGAGCTGCACCACGAAGAGCAGGTGTTCACCTGGACCGGCACTGACGCCGGAGTGCGCGTCGGCACCGCTTCGAACTACTACACCGCCGAACGGCTCGTGCTGTGCCCCGGCGCGTGGGCGCCGGAGCTGCTCGGGGATCTCGGCGTGGAATTCGAGGTGCAGCGGCAGGTCCAGTACTGGTTCGAACCAGCGGACGTGCGCCCGTTCGCCGATCATCCCGTGTACCTCTGGGAAACCGCGGAAGGCGGCCAGTTCTACGGATTTCCCGCGCACACCGCGCAAGGCGTGAAAGTCGCCGTGCACCTTGGCGGCGAGCCGTGCACCGCCGACACGATCGACCGGCGGATCCACGACGCCGAGGTGCGCGCGGTCGCGGACGTCGTCGGTTCCCGGCTGCCGACGCTACCGGCGACCTTCCGCCGCGCGGCGACCTGTCTCTACACCAACACCCCGGACGAGCATTTCGTGATCGCCCCGCACCCGAAGCATCCGCGCGCGGTCGTCGCGTGCGGGTTCTCCGGACATGGCTTCAAGTTCGTCCCGGTGGTCGGGGAAATCCTCGCGGACCTGGTGATCGACGGCACGACCCGTCATCCGATCGCATTGTTCGACCCGGCGAGGTTCGACGCGGCTCGCCCGGCGAAGTAG
- a CDS encoding YbaK/EbsC family protein, which produces MSATQNVQNALETAGAAGQARTLPQSTRTAAEAADALGCEVGAIANSLVFMADGQPLLVLTSGAHRVDVEALAARLGRERIRRAKPDEVRAATGQVIGGVSPVGHPAPVETVVDEALRRYPQLWAAAGTPNSVFPTSFDELVRITEGAVVRVN; this is translated from the coding sequence ATGTCGGCAACCCAGAACGTGCAGAACGCGCTCGAAACGGCCGGAGCCGCCGGGCAGGCTCGGACGCTTCCGCAGTCCACGCGGACCGCGGCCGAGGCTGCCGACGCGCTCGGCTGCGAGGTCGGCGCGATCGCCAACAGCCTGGTCTTCATGGCCGACGGCCAGCCGCTGCTGGTCTTGACCAGCGGCGCGCACCGGGTGGACGTCGAGGCGCTGGCCGCGCGGCTCGGGCGCGAGCGGATCCGGCGGGCGAAGCCGGACGAGGTGCGGGCGGCGACCGGGCAGGTGATCGGCGGGGTGTCGCCGGTCGGGCATCCGGCTCCGGTGGAGACCGTGGTGGACGAGGCGTTGCGGCGGTATCCCCAGCTGTGGGCGGCGGCGGGCACGCCGAACTCGGTGTTCCCGACCAGCTTCGACGAGCTGGTGCGGATCACCGAGGGCGCGGTCGTGCGGGTGAACTAG
- a CDS encoding amino acid permease has translation MPGTGLWRTKSIEQSIADTDEPETKLRRNLGAWDLTVFGVAVVIGAGIFTLTARTAGDFAGPSVSIAFVIAAIACALAALCYAEFASTVPVAGSAYTFSYATFGEFVAWIIGWDLILELAVGAAAVAKGWSAYLQTVLEYIFGKGAKTSVDLGGGLGIDWGALIVVVGLVTLLVVGTKLSSRFSMVITGIKVAVVLFVVILGIFYVKSSNYHPFVPEGKPAGAGSSGIDQSLFSLIAGGGSSSFGIFGLLAGASIVFFAFIGFDIVATTAEETRDPQRAVPRGIFGSLAIVTVLYVAVSLVVVGMVPYTDLSTSAGDGSHKTLATAFAANGVDWAANIISVGALAGLTTVVMVLMLGQVRIIFAMSRDGLMPRSLAKTSERGTPKRATLVVGGLVAVGATFFPADKLEEMVNVGTLFAFILVSAGVLVLRRTRPDLTRAFRVPGVWVIAPLAILACLWLMLNLTVLTWLRFVAWMVIGVVIYFAYSRRHSLLGKRQSGVEQGGAVRQSPAVD, from the coding sequence TTGCCCGGTACGGGTTTGTGGCGCACCAAATCGATCGAGCAGTCGATCGCCGACACCGATGAGCCGGAGACGAAACTCCGGCGGAACCTGGGTGCCTGGGACCTCACGGTCTTCGGCGTCGCGGTGGTCATCGGCGCCGGCATTTTCACGCTCACGGCGCGCACCGCCGGCGACTTCGCCGGTCCCTCGGTGTCGATCGCGTTCGTGATCGCGGCGATCGCCTGTGCGCTCGCTGCCCTCTGCTACGCCGAGTTCGCGTCCACGGTCCCGGTCGCGGGCAGTGCCTACACGTTCTCCTACGCCACCTTCGGCGAGTTCGTGGCGTGGATCATCGGCTGGGACTTGATCCTGGAGCTGGCGGTCGGCGCGGCCGCGGTGGCCAAGGGCTGGTCGGCCTACCTGCAGACGGTGCTGGAGTACATCTTCGGCAAGGGCGCCAAGACCTCCGTCGACCTCGGCGGCGGCTTGGGCATCGACTGGGGTGCGCTGATCGTGGTGGTGGGGCTGGTGACGCTGCTGGTGGTCGGCACCAAGCTGTCGTCCCGGTTCTCCATGGTGATCACCGGCATCAAGGTCGCCGTCGTGCTGTTCGTGGTGATCCTGGGCATCTTCTACGTCAAGTCCAGCAACTACCACCCGTTCGTCCCGGAGGGCAAGCCGGCCGGGGCCGGGTCCAGCGGCATCGACCAGTCGCTGTTCTCGCTCATCGCGGGCGGCGGCAGCAGCTCGTTCGGCATCTTCGGCCTGCTGGCCGGAGCGTCGATCGTGTTCTTCGCGTTCATCGGCTTCGACATCGTCGCGACCACCGCCGAGGAGACCCGCGACCCGCAGCGTGCGGTGCCGCGCGGCATCTTCGGCTCGCTGGCCATCGTGACCGTCCTGTACGTCGCGGTGTCGCTCGTAGTCGTCGGCATGGTTCCCTACACCGACCTGTCGACGTCGGCCGGCGACGGCAGCCACAAGACGCTCGCCACCGCGTTCGCCGCGAACGGCGTGGACTGGGCCGCGAACATCATTTCGGTCGGCGCGCTGGCCGGTCTGACCACCGTCGTCATGGTCCTGATGCTCGGCCAGGTCCGGATCATCTTCGCGATGTCGCGGGACGGCCTCATGCCGCGTTCGCTGGCCAAGACGAGCGAGCGCGGGACGCCCAAGCGCGCGACGCTCGTGGTCGGCGGCCTGGTCGCGGTCGGGGCCACCTTCTTCCCGGCGGACAAGCTCGAGGAAATGGTCAACGTCGGCACGCTGTTCGCGTTCATCCTGGTCTCGGCGGGCGTGCTGGTGCTGCGCCGCACCCGGCCGGACCTGACGCGGGCGTTCCGGGTGCCCGGCGTGTGGGTCATCGCGCCGCTGGCGATCCTCGCCTGCCTGTGGCTGATGCTGAACCTGACGGTGCTGACCTGGCTGCGGTTCGTCGCCTGGATGGTCATCGGCGTCGTCATCTACTTCGCCTACAGCCGGCGGCATTCACTCCTCGGGAAACGGCAAAGCGGTGTCGAACAAGGCGGCGCGGTGCGGCAATCACCGGCCGTCGACTGA